From a region of the Arachis ipaensis cultivar K30076 chromosome B09, Araip1.1, whole genome shotgun sequence genome:
- the LOC107614859 gene encoding uncharacterized protein LOC107614859, which translates to MGAGYKGPNYPRVRGYLLSKLVEDVRKMIDSYREIWKQTGCTIMDGLIVVGLFWDVVLFVGPENVVHIVTDNATNYVAAGRLLEAEFPKLYWSPCAAHCVNLMFQDIGKLQEVSQTMSQASMITKYIYNHCYPLFLMRKFTGGREILRPAPTRFATNFIALQSILAQKDPLRAMVTSKEWTSSAYSKEAKAKKFVDQVLDSKFWSQCTDIVKLTEPLVRVLRIVDSEDRAAMGFLYSAYHKAREEIAKRFQKRKRVADPYLKILDTRWDAQLKKNLHAAGYWLNPAFRFNAEEFKKHKQTISGLLDVIEKYAYDDPVLNYKLTSEKRIFKNAEQDFGRPSAIRERTTVMPSEFLHKFGLSRL; encoded by the exons ATGGGTGCAGGGTATAAAGGGCCAAATTATCCAAGAGTCCGTGGGTATTTGTTGAGTAAATTAGTTGAGGATGTGAGGAAAATGATTGATAGTTATCGTGAGATTTGGAAGCAAACTGGATGCACTATTATGGATGGACTGATTGTTGTAGGC ttattttggGATGTTGTATTGTTTGTTGGTCCTGAGAATGTTGTGCATATTGTAACGGACAATGCTACAAACTATGTTGCTGCGGGAAGGTTGTTGGAGGCTGAGTTTCCTAAATTGTATTGGTCCCCTTGTGCAGCTCATTGTGTTAATCTGATGTTTCAAGATATTGGGAAGTTGCAAGAAGTGAGTCAAACTATGTCACAAGCTTCAATGATCACTAAGTATATCTATAATCATTGCTATCCACTGTTCTTGATGAGAAAGTTTACAGGTGGACGGGAAATACTTCGTCCAGCTCCAACTCGGTTTGCTACTAATTTCATTGCTTTGCAAAGTATTTTAGCTCAAAAGGATCCTTTGAGAGCTATGGTGACCTCTAAAGAATGGACAAGCTCAGCTTACTCCAAAGAAGCCAAAGCTAAGAAATTTGTGGATCAAGTCTTGGATTCTAAATTTTGGAGTCAATGCACTGATATTGTTAAGCTTACTGAGCCACTTGTTCGTGTTTTACGTATTGTGGATAGTGAAGACAGAGCTGCCATGGGTTTTCTTTATTCAGCTTATCATAAGGCTAGGGAAGAAATAGCGAAGAGGTTTCAGAAAAGAAAGAGGGTTGCTGATCCTTATTTGAAGATTTTAGATACCCGTTGGGATGCACAACTTAAGAAAAATCTTCATGCCGCTGGTTATTGGTTAAATCCAGCTTTTCGATTTAATGCTGAAGAATTTAAAAAGCACAAACAAACGATTTCTGGCTTGTTGGATGTCATTGAAAAATATGCTTATGATGATCCTGTACTGAATTATAAGCTAACAAGTGAGAAGAGGATCTTTAAGAATGCTGAGCAAGATTTTGGAAGACCCTCTGCAATACGTGAACGAACCACTGTTATGCCAAGTGAATTTCTTCATAAATTTGGTCTTTCACGATTGTGA